A genomic stretch from Aedes albopictus strain Foshan chromosome 2, AalbF5, whole genome shotgun sequence includes:
- the LOC115255131 gene encoding heat shock factor-binding protein 1-like, with translation MAEMKAEIDSDAEQNYSLGSNVDPKNMQELTIYVQNLLQNVQDKFQTMSDQIISRIDDMGTRIDDLEKSIADLMQQAGVEGAEK, from the exons ATGGCCGAGATGAAGGCGGAAATCGACAGCGACGCTGAGCAAAACTATTCCCTTGGCAGCAATGTCGATCCGAAAAACATGCAAGAGCTGACCATCTAT GTTCAGAATCTCCTCCAGAACGTGCAGGACAAGTTCCAGACCATGTCGGACCAGATCATTTCCCGTATCGACGACATGGGCACTAGGATAGATGACCTCGAGAAGAGCATTGCCGACCTGATGCAGCAAGCCGGCGTCGAAGGCGCCGAGAAGTGA
- the LOC109414266 gene encoding protein-associating with the carboxyl-terminal domain of ezrin, which translates to MGNDQSQQLKGLEISRKAIQVTDYWSLYNGEIPTESTVSVISIFQGETLVTGQFWTNQNPLERAIRNLKIYRHPNILKYIASWNKGSLKMLATERCRPLATCLNVTSDVQICLGLRNILCALIFLMEQANVRHLSISISSIYVTEDGAWRLAGFEHLWSGKEFNMTLLEKSQPYRYPKAIDPDELKNKSQGVEQYAFAVMCEEILHNKNDSNIPAVEDFKAYCATHLKHANVSMRPKLSAILLHPLFNHDFILIHSFLTELPLKSPQAKMEFFTGLVDRLRTFDPETVAEQMGSLLLSRIVLLDTTAQLCVTPYIMRPKADDLSSGLFATRIFSAYIIPKIQQVFCVQDAQIRLTLLEHFPDYVPYFSKEDLKEQILPQLLLGIKDTNDVLVAKTLLCLADVVPILGSAVVIGGNRSKIFADGRPQGVPDQSHPWSGVRSITPVIGSGEFLSGSPIPGHGGATLIDPEENFSSIVHGGEFNHMPERPSPEGEDPCPTNSDVELEVDEWSDWENDVNERTTTHHINVGQQGEAVKPEASTTTANTASDSAGEQAASSSSRAVQDESSRVKRSASLQAESIETLDIKTQPMKKVEASATEEEMDFFKDMEPVIQKANVLLINDGDDTESSESVPLTVVEAPASVRSKGVLKIADEQEQPLVKVDCSRFDIKVEDLEVNEDGWGDEEESEW; encoded by the exons ATGGGAAACGATCAATCGCAACAGCTGAAGGGGCTGGAGATCAGTCGCAAGGCCATTCAGGTGACGGACTATTGGTCACTGTACAATGGTGAAATCCCCACGGAATCGACTGTGTCGGTCATTTCGATATTCCAAGGCGAGACGTTGGTGACGGGGCAATTTTGGACCAACCAAAATCCGCTGGAGCGCGCGATCCGGAATTTGAAGATTTACCGGCATCCGAACATTCTGAAGTACATCGCGTCATGGAACAAGGGATCGCTGAAGATGCTGGCCACGGAACGGTGCCGCCCGTTGGCCACTTGCCTGAACGTGACCAGTGACGTGCAGATCTGCTTGGGGTTGAGGAATATTTTGTGTGCGTTGATCTTTCTTATGGAGCAGGCCAATGTGCGGCACCTGAGTATCAGTATATCTTCCATctacgtgaccgaggatggagcctGGAGGTTGGCGGGATTTGAACATCTGTGGTCGGGGAAGGAGTTCAATATGACTCTGCTGGAAAAGTCTCAGCCCTATCGCTATCCCAAGGCGATCGATCCGGACGAGCTTAAAAACAAAAGCCAGGGAGTGGAACAATACGCGTTCGCCGTGATGTGCGAGGAAATTCTACACAATAAAAACGATAGCAACATTCCCGCCGTGGAGGATTTCAAAGCCTATTGTGCCACCCATCTGAAGCATGCGAATGTTTCCATGCGCCCGAAGTTGTCCGCAATTCTGCTTCATCCGTTGTTCAATCACGACTTTATCTTGATACATTCCTTCCTGACGGAACTGCCCCTCAAAAGCCCGCAAGCCAAGATGGAATTCTTCACCGGTCTTGTGGACCGGTTGCGGACGTTCGACCCCGAGACGGTCGCCGAGCAAATGGGATCGCTTTTGCTTTCCCGGATAGTCCTCCTGGACACAACCGCCCAGCTTTGCGTTACCCCGTACATTATGCGGCCGAAGGCGGACGATCTGTCGTCCGGTCTGTTTGCGACGAGAATCTTCTCGGCGTACATTATTCCCAAAATACAGCAGGTCTTCTGCGTGCAGGATGCTCAAATCAGGCTCACACTGCTGGAGCATTTCCCGGACTACGTGCCATACTTCAGCAAAGAGGATCTCAAGGAGCAAATTCTACCGCAG TTACTCCTGGGTATCAAGGACACCAACGATGTGCTGGTAGCGAAGACCCTGCTTTGCTTAGCAGACGTGGTTCCCATTTTGGGATCGGCCGTGGTGATAGGAGGCAACCGAAGCAAAATCTTCGCGGACGGCCGACCACAAGGAGTTCCTGATCAAAGTCACCCCTGGAGCGGGGTACGATCCATAACACCCGTAATCGGATCCGGAGAATTTCTTTCCGGAAGCCCCATTCCCGGACATGGAGGTGCAACTCTGATCGATCCCGAAGAAAATTTTTCATCAATTGTCCACGGTGGGGAGTTCAACCATATGCCGGAACGGCCATCTCCGGAAGGGGAAGATCCCTGTCCAACCAACAGCGACGTCGAACTGGAGGTGGACGAGTGGAGCGACTGGGAAAATGATGTCAACGAACGCACCACAACTCACCATATCAACGTGGGACAGCAGGGAGAAGCAGTTAAGCCGGAAGCAAGTACAACCACTGCCAACACGGCGAGCGATTCCGCTGGGGAACAGGCCGCCTCGTCATCTAGTCGTGCAGTTCAGGATGAGTCCAGTAGAGTGAAACGTTCCGCTTCGTTGCAAGCAGAGAGTATAGAAACATTGGATATTAAAACTCAACCTATGAAAAAAGTCGAAGCTTCAGCGACGGAGGAGGaaatggatttcttcaaggatatggAACCCGTCATACAGAAGGCCAACGTGTTGCTTATAAACGACGGTGATGATACGGAGAGTAGCGAAAGTGTGCCGTTGACTGTCGTGGAAGCACCAGCATCCGTGCGATCTAAAGGGGTGCTGAAGATCGCGGATGAACAGGAGCAGCCGTTGGTTAAGGTCGACTGCAGCCGCTTCGACATCAAAGTGGAGGACTTGGAGGTCAACGAAGACGGTTGGGGTGATGAGGAGGAGAGCGAATGGTAA